Proteins found in one Pelmatolapia mariae isolate MD_Pm_ZW linkage group LG7, Pm_UMD_F_2, whole genome shotgun sequence genomic segment:
- the LOC134631877 gene encoding leucine-rich repeat neuronal protein 3-like, with the protein MKEAAVVACLLAELSLAAFVLASEGAARCPALCRCEIRPWFSPSSIYTEATTVDCNDLGLSALPQGLPSETQVLLLQTNNIVNVEKSLDYLANITEIDLSQNNISSVSDVRLGSLPQLLSLHMEENWVQELSDSCLASLPNLQEFYINHNLIFSISSRAFQGLGRLLRLHLNSNRLTSINSQWFRPLPNLEILMLGENPILHLSDMNFKPLANLRSLVLARMNLTEIPDDTLVGLDNLESISFFDNLLNRVPRAALTRVQNLKFLDLNKNPIERIQRGDFMDMLHLKELGINSMPQLVSIDSFALNNLPELTKIEATNNPRLSYIHPRAFHKLPRLETLMLNSNSLSGLHRSTVESLPNLREVSLHSNPIRCDCVIRWVNTNRTTVRFMEPDSLFCVEPPEYQGQHVRKVHFREMTEICLPLISPGSLPDRVEISKESSVSLHCRAFGEPEPEIYWVTPSGVRVIPGSISNKYYMHPEGTFDIYDATEQEAGSYTCVAHNLVGADLKSVLVSVNGYTALPSKQLLHLYIMSVQSYSVIVSWESTGSLLSQLNWSILAEGRHLLMPFTARLPADVKEYHIKQLQPSTRYQVCVEVVSAQPGYSRDCVNVTTKETADPRETTHKWDGVAMAACAACFIVVAVACSVVYTSLYSQVFYRKLMADQAEALLIAGTRSSSSSFLEFGASGIKVTATVIDLTDDSV; encoded by the coding sequence ATGAAGGAGGCAGCAGTTGTGGCTTGTTTGCTGGCTGAGCTGTCTCTCGCTGCTTTTGTTCTGGCCTCCGAGGGGGCCGCTCGTTGCCCCGCGTTGTGTCGATGCGAGATACGACCCTGGTTCTCTCCCAGCTCTATTTACACCGAGGCTACCACCGTGGACTGTAATGACTTGGGCCTGTCAGCGCTACCGCAGGGACTGCCCTCAGAAACACAGGTGCTGCTACTGCAGACGAACAACATTGTTAATGTGGAGAAAAGTTTGGATTACTTGGCCAACATCACTGAAATTGACTTGTCCCAGAATAACATTTCCTCGGTGAGCGATGTTCGTCTGGGGTCTCTCCCGCAGCTGCTGTCACTCCACATGGAGGAGAACTGGGTTCAGGAGCTTTCTGACAGCTGCCTCGCTTCCCTCCCAAACCTCCAGGAGTTCTACATCAACCACAACCTGATTTTCTCCATTAGCTCCCGGGCTTTTCAGGGCCTGGGCAGGCTGCTGAGGCTCCATCTCAATTCCAATCGACTGACAAGCATCAACAGCCAGTGGTTCAGGCCTCTCCCCAATCTGGAGATATTGATGCTGGGAGAAAACCCCATCCTTCACCTGTCAGACATGAACTTTAAGCCCTTGGCAAACCTCCGAAGCCTTGTGCTTGCCAGGATGAATTTGACTGAAATTCCCGATGACACTCTGGTCGGGCTCGACAATTTGGAGAGCATCTCATTTTTTGACAACCTGCTTAATCGAGTACCCCGAGCAGCTCTGACAAGAGTTCAGAACCTGAAGTTTCTGGATTTGAATAAGAATCCGATTGAGAGAATCCAGAGAGGTGATTTTATGGACATGCTGCACCTCAAAGAGCTCGGCATCAACAGCATGCCTCAGCTGGTCTCCATCGACAGTTTCGCCTTGAACAACCTGCCAGAACTGACAAAAATCGAGGCCACAAACAATCCCAGGCTGTCCTACATCCACCCTCGGGCCTTCCACAAGCTCCCCAGACTGGAGACTCTGATGCTCAACAGCAACTCCCTGAGCGGCCTTCATCGCAGTACCGTGGAGTCACTGCCCAACCTGCGAGAGGTGAGCCTGCACAGCAACCCGATCCGCTGTGACTGTGTCATCCGCTGGGTCAACACGAACAGAACCACCGTTCGCTTCATGGAGCCCGACTCGCTGTTCTGCGTGGAACCTCCAGAGTACCAAGGGCAGCACGTCCGAAAGGTGCACTTCAGGGAGATGACGGAGATCTGCCTTCCCCTGATCTCACCTGGGAGCCTCCCGGATCGAGTTGAGATCAGCAAAGAGAGCTCAGTGTCACTGCATTGTCGGGCGTTTGGGGAACCAGAGCCCGAGATCTACTGGGTGACACCGTCGGGTGTCAGGGTCATACCTGGCAGCATTTCCAATAAGTACTACATGCACCCAGAGGGAACTTTCGACATCTACGATGCCACGGAGCAGGAGGCTGGCTCTTACACCTGCGTCGCCCACAATCTCGTCGGGGCAGACCTAAAGTCTGTGCTCGTTTCAGTGAACGGATACACTGCCCTGCCTTCGAAACaacttttacatttatatatCATGTCTGTCCAGTCTTATTCTGTCATTGTGTCGTGGGAAAGCACAGGCTCTTTGCTTTCACAACTAAACTGGTCCATTTTAGCAGAGGGCCGCCACCTCTTGATGCCATTTACAGCCAGGCTTCCTGCTGATGTCAAAGAGTATCACATCAAGCAGCTGCAGCCGTCCACTCGCTACCAGGTTTGTGTTGAGGTGGTGTCAGCGCAGCCTGGATACAGCAGGGACTGCGTCAATGTGACCACAAAGGAGACGGCGGACCCGAGGGAGACGACCCACAAATGGGACGGTGTGGCGATGGCTGCTTGTGCTGCGTGTTTCATCGTGGTCGCTGTGGCTTGCTCTGTCGTCTACACGTCTCTGTACAGCCAGGTGTTTTACAGGAAATTAATGGCCGACCAAGCCGAAGCGCTGCTGATTGCCGGCACTCGTTCCTCGTCTTCTTCTTTCCTTGAGTTTGGTGCGTCTGGGATCAAGGTGACGGCAACTGTAATAGACTTAACGGATGACTCCGTGTAA